In the genome of Populus trichocarpa isolate Nisqually-1 chromosome 10, P.trichocarpa_v4.1, whole genome shotgun sequence, the window ggactaattaattagtttttgaaacTTAAAGtactatttaatttgtttttcaaaattaaaggaACTAATTTATTATATACTTAATCAACATTTCTTTAGCCAAtacgttatttttttatttgaagaactCAATCAAGTCAGGTCTTCTTCTTAGACAATCTTAAAAGCTCACATTTCATGTctcatacattttaaaaaatattttttcatagtttgtttcaaaattataactCAAAAAGTTAACTTTCTTGACCACCAGACTTATATCTTAAGATTCTATTCCAAGATATTATATAGAAACAAACATAACGTGTCATTGGCAGTGTGATGGAGTTGTGTGCGGTATTAGAGTGTTTCACACCGTGGTCggaagtgtttttaaaaaaattaaaaaatttttatttatttttattttaaattaatatattttttatgtttttaaatcattttaatgtgctgatatcaaaaataatttttttaaaataaaaaaatattatttaaatatattttgaaatgaaaaacactttaaaaaacaatcgctaccacactcccaaatactctaatatatatatatatatatatatatatatatatatgcatgcaagttttacatgttttttttttttgaaaattatcacACTCAAATCCACACCATTctccttgaaaaagaaaaagaaaaagcgtCAACAAGAAAGTGTTGGAATTTGAAGTTAAAAAGGCGATGTTCTAATGTTCAAATACTGCTCTTTCTTATGGAATCTCCCCCCCTCTCTTTTTAATGGATcccatttttatgttttaattgttgAGATAGAATATTTAGTATATACCATCATATCATATAATATGGGTTGAGtgcattttttacttttcaattttttttaatagtcaaACTCAGAATTTTGGACCCCTCATCAAAAAAAAGAACTCCCATTGCTCTGCTAGAACTCCAAAACttctaaaagtgtttttgaaaaaattaaaaggaattttattttattttttatattaatatattttatatatttttgaattatttttatgtactggtattaaaaataattttataattataaatgtaaACATAAACTCATTGTCAatgagatattttatatataattgataataatgaCAATAACATGAAGCatttcggaaaaaaaaaaaaaaaacatagtaataACTCCActcttaaaacaaaacaaaacgaaaacaagaaaaaaagtaaccTAGTTAACATAACTAGGAATAACTAGACTCATTTAACTAAATTTTGAGGGGGAGACGGCAGCTAAGTTATCTTAGCAGACGGTTCCAATCCAAATTATAGAAGGAAACAAGGCATTTCCTTAATTAACTAAGAGGCTTCAGCAAGAGTCCAAGTCATATCATTCTCAAAAATCCAGTGACAGACCTCAATCCGACCTGGACCAGAACCAAGAGCTAAGAAAGCACCATGGGTGGGGCTCCATGAGGATGTGTCCAGGTGACAGATGGCAACACCATGGTTGATCTTGGTCTTGCTATTGGGATCCAAGAGATCCGCTTCGTACACCCGAACTTTAGGAACAGAGTGGCAGTAATAGAGCAGGTAAGGATAGAGACTCTGGTGACAAGAGACTGACTTCGTCACTCTCCCGCCGTTGATCCCCTTGATCGTTCCAATCGTGACGTTTTTCTTCGACCCTTCCACGTTGTCCGTCGTGCGGACAGCCACGTTGCGGCCTAATACAGAGATTACAAAATCGATCAGGTCCTCAGCCGAGCCCACGCAGCGCTTGGTCTCGCCTGGGCTGGGTGCTCTCTCACACTCTTCAACAGCATCCAAGATGATCCGCTCCATGCTTGAATTATCACTGGCATGGAAAATCTCCTTTATCAGACCCATTTTGGACGTGGAAAACGGTATTTTGGAGATGATGGAGCGGGGAAGAAAGGATCTTTTGGGCATTTTGTCTCGAATGTCCGGCATTGGCATCTCACTTCCCTCCTTCAACATTGACTCCCGGAAGAATTTTCCGGGCTCTACCcacttgtttttatttgctgAACTGTCACTAGTTACCTTCATCGAAGCATCAGCAGTGCCTGCATTGGTGTACTTGGAAAAAGTGACATCCTTTTTTCTGGCATAGTCTTTGAAAGTGGTGTTTACTCCATAGATCTTGAACCCAATCTGCTGCCCCACTGCCCCCTTCCCATACCCAGTGAACTTATCAGTCCCTTCATTAAAGGATTTTCCATAATTGACGAAATCTGCTTTCTGTGCATTCGAATTCTTGGCATAAGACTGAAAGGAATCGTCCCCCACGTTTGATTTTTCCCTGTAATTGGCGAAGCTATCAACACCACCATTCCCACCATCGCCATAGTTCTTGTA includes:
- the LOC112323253 gene encoding polygalacturonase 1 beta-like protein 3; amino-acid sequence: MQNFHPITLLLSLCFLSLLNVNYAADGSSDSANGESPFTAKASLIRYWNKEIHTGLPKSAFLLSKASPLSPVDLATFSKLASQNALSTQFPAFCSSAKLFCFPDLSPSLEKHDQDSHFAFYFNKNFTNYGTGRAGGADSFKNYSDGVNLPVDSFRRYGRDAAGHDETFSNYAPETNVADQSFNTYGAGATGGTGEFKGYNVRINKPDLRFVSYSDGANGKGQKFSTYTEDANAGDEAFTSYGKNGNGVPNEFSGYGKSSNVIGSDFSNYGEAGNGASDTFKTYGVDGNVPENNYKNYGDGGNGGVDSFANYREKSNVGDDSFQSYAKNSNAQKADFVNYGKSFNEGTDKFTGYGKGAVGQQIGFKIYGVNTTFKDYARKKDVTFSKYTNAGTADASMKVTSDSSANKNKWVEPGKFFRESMLKEGSEMPMPDIRDKMPKRSFLPRSIISKIPFSTSKMGLIKEIFHASDNSSMERIILDAVEECERAPSPGETKRCVGSAEDLIDFVISVLGRNVAVRTTDNVEGSKKNVTIGTIKGINGGRVTKSVSCHQSLYPYLLYYCHSVPKVRVYEADLLDPNSKTKINHGVAICHLDTSSWSPTHGAFLALGSGPGRIEVCHWIFENDMTWTLAEAS